GGCGCTTTACGACGTAACGGGAAAGGAGGTAAAACAGACAAAAAAGAAGGCCGCTTGAAAAAGAATCACGGCTAAGGTAATTTTGGAAAACCGGACAAGTAATGTGCTCCAAAACCGGACATTTCTATTTGCTCGCAACAGTCCCCTCGCATGGCGTGCTTTTGGGTATAATGCCTTGTCGGTAAACGATGCGTTTTTTCAACGGATGTAGCAGGGGGGCCGCGGAGGAGTGGACGAAATTGAATTCCACATAGGGCGCTTGCGGGCCCCGGATTTCCCCACCCGCCGCCAGAGCGCCGAACTGCTGGGCGAGTTCGGCGATCCGCGCGCCGTGAAACCATTGCTGCGGATGCTGGGGGACGATTACTGGCAGGTGCGCAATACCGTGGTGGACGCGCTCCTCAAAATCCGCGACCGCTCCACCATCGGCGCCCTGCTGGAATGCCTGCGGGACGAAGACCCCGGCGTGCGTAATACCGCCATGTCGGTGTTAAACGAAATGCGGGAGGACGTCGCCGCGCCGCTCGCCCGCCTGCTGGCCGATGATCCGGCGGAGGACGTGCGCATTTTCAGCGCCAATACGCTGGGGCGGCTCAAAACGCGCGAAGCCGTGCCGGGCCTCATTGAAGGGCTCAAGGATGCCGATGAAAACGTCCGCTATGCCTGCGCCGAAGGGCTGGGACGCCTGGGATATCACGATGCCGCCATGCCGCTGTTGGCGGCGATGGAGCGGGAGGATGTTTGGGCCAGGTTTCCTTATATTACGGCGCTCGGCCTCATTGGCGACGAGCGGGCCTGTCCGGCGCTCATCGGCATGCTCGAAGACGAGGTGCTTTCATTCCCGGCGGTGGTTGCGCTGGGGCAGATCGGCGATATCGCGGGACTGCTGCCGCTGGTGGCGTTGCTGAAAAAAACGCGGGATCCCGCGGCGCTTCGCGCCTGCATTGCGGCAATCGCCTGCATCAAAAAGAAAACCGAATATTTCTCCAAGGTCGAACGGCAGGCTTTCTTCCATGACCGCGCCGCCGAGGCGGTAAAAAACATCGACGCCAGCCACATCATGGAAACGCTCATCGAGATGCTGCACGGGGGAAATGGGCAGGAAATCTCCGCCGCCCTGCTGATGTTGCGCCGGACCAAAGGAAATATGCCGGTGGAACGGCTGTTCGATTTGCTGGAAGACGAAACGCTGGAAGAGGAAGTGCGCGACATCATAGCGCGGCAGGGGGCGGCCGCATTGCCAGCCGTCCGCGGCGCTTTGGCGCGGCCCGGCACGCTGAACGTGAACCAGCTGCTGCGCCTCCTGGGAGTTTTGGGAGATGCATGGGACGCCACGGCCGTCCTGCCGTTTCTGGAATCGCCGGAGACCGAGGTGGTCTGCGACGCCCTCAAATGCCTCGGCATGCTGGAAGACGACGCGCATTTCGACCTGATGACGCGGTTTCTCGCCGCCCCCGCTGAAAGCGTGCGCAACGCCGCGGTGGGGGGGATATCACTGCTGGAGAAAACGCCCGCGGTAACCCGGCGGGTGTTTGATCTGTTGAAATCGGAGGATGGCCTGGTCCGCCGCGGCGGCTACCGGATACTCGGTTTTCTTTCCTCGTTGCAAACCGTGAACCACCTGATGGATGGTCTCGCGGATCGCGCGGCCACGGTGCGCGCCGCGGCCGCGCAATCGCTGGGGTATGTGGGCGTCGCCCACCGCGCGATGCTGGAGCGGCGCGAATGCCTGGAGGCGCTGGAACGCCTTACCCTGGACGAGGATCCGGCGGTGCGCATCGAAGGGGCGTTGGCGTTCGCGCGCATCAACCAG
This region of Nitrospinota bacterium genomic DNA includes:
- a CDS encoding HEAT repeat domain-containing protein produces the protein MDEIEFHIGRLRAPDFPTRRQSAELLGEFGDPRAVKPLLRMLGDDYWQVRNTVVDALLKIRDRSTIGALLECLRDEDPGVRNTAMSVLNEMREDVAAPLARLLADDPAEDVRIFSANTLGRLKTREAVPGLIEGLKDADENVRYACAEGLGRLGYHDAAMPLLAAMEREDVWARFPYITALGLIGDERACPALIGMLEDEVLSFPAVVALGQIGDIAGLLPLVALLKKTRDPAALRACIAAIACIKKKTEYFSKVERQAFFHDRAAEAVKNIDASHIMETLIEMLHGGNGQEISAALLMLRRTKGNMPVERLFDLLEDETLEEEVRDIIARQGAAALPAVRGALARPGTLNVNQLLRLLGVLGDAWDATAVLPFLESPETEVVCDALKCLGMLEDDAHFDLMTRFLAAPAESVRNAAVGGISLLEKTPAVTRRVFDLLKSEDGLVRRGGYRILGFLSSLQTVNHLMDGLADRAATVRAAAAQSLGYVGVAHRAMLERRECLEALERLTLDEDPAVRIEGALAFARINQPGVHTLLLDMLEETNPAVRDHVIRAVGRCRLKQAGPRLLALLSAEKNPEQKIFLCIALGACGGGEALPLLEEQLDDPAAEVAAEAVLAIAAVGGEAAVDRLLPYLDDPSWIVQDAVICALAGIPVPRCAVAVIRFMERLKNDANRGLLLRAAIRTLGRIGGAAEIETVLGFLGDETCQYEAFGAVWRIVQRTGFGIRPRDLASPAARRLACTAAAVSPAAETAAELALMLEDPYPSVRRAASLALQVRNDIGAAARARQRCANDGDFWMRETAKTIH